In the genome of Mytilus edulis chromosome 14, xbMytEdul2.2, whole genome shotgun sequence, the window TGATATGTTAGTTTATTTGAGGAAGGAAAATAGGAACTTTGTAAAATTTGGGAAAGTAAAAGAAATTAGTTCAATGAATATTAACCACGATGTTAGCATTTTTGAAATAAACGTTGACATTTGCCATAAGTTATTCTCAAACAATGTGAATGAGAAATGGAACTCAAAAAGTCAGCTGTTGATGTGTAATTCAGAAAATTTATATGGCTCATTTGTCAGAACAAAAGGTTTGAATGAGACAGGAATAGTTCATTTTGCAATTGCACAAGTTGCCACGAGACAAGAGCATACAGAAAACGATATAAATACAGAAGTTTATTTTCTGGTGAAACCAGTTACTAACTATCCATTCATTCAACCCGGCGATAGTGGTAACGTTGTATCCATTCAGAAAACAGATGTGTCTTACacatattacatgcatattgGATTAATTATAGGAAAATTCGAAAATAGAATAACAGCTTCAGCACTTAAAAGTgcagatgaaaattcaaaacaatatgTGTTATGCTTAAATTTAAAGCATGCATTCGAAACATTAAAAAATGTCACTAATTTGAAATTGAATGCAGTAGTTCCAGCTTATCAAAATAATGGTGTGTTAAAAGAAAATGGAATGAAGTTATGGATAAAGACAAGAACAGTACAATGTATATCAAGGGGAGACTTTGATTTGCCTGATCATTTGATTAatcttatattttgtattaaagaaACAGTTTCTCAAAGACCAGGAATGTTTTGGACTGAGAACACGTATATGCTAAGATTAAGTCAGTTTGTCAACTCAAGAAACGATTTGGAACCCAGTGGATGTGTAACTGCAGATCACAAATGCTATTTACACGCAATATTAGGATGTGACTTTTTATTCTCCGAAAAATACGATCTTGCAGAGCATCAACTGAAAAAAGCAACAACAATGATAGCAGCCACTTCCTCTCCCTATCGACTTCTGTGTAAAATGATCACTTATATCACATGGCTTCTGTTCAAGCAAAAGAAGTTGATTCAAATGAGaaatgttttatatcatggaTTTAACTTTATGCTCAGATTCAAAGAACACGACGTTCGCATCCATGATTCTATTGGATATATATATTTTGACCTTTCACGGTATCTAATTGCAACACGTAAACCACAAAAAGCTTTAAGAATGGCTTACAAATCTTTggaatattttgaaagttttcaGAGAGATGGGAGAACATCCCTTGAGAAGCAAGCTTTGGCGTGGTCCCTAATTGCACGTCTAAGTCTAAACTGTGGAGAGTTTTTTGAAAGGATACATCAGGAACCGATTGACTTATCAAAAGCAAGCCTGTACATAATAATGTTGGAACGTAATCTCGACAATTTGCCAACTGTCCAACAAGTTTGTTATTACATGGTTAAAACTGATTTCTTCTATAGACAAGGTTATATTACAGAAGCTATAAAGAGTGCTCGGATAAGCGTAGAAATGTCACAGGAAAATGTTCTATGTGAAGAATTGTTGAAATCTTCCGTAAGGTTGCGCTATCTTAAAACAGTGTAAGACAGAGAAGATGCAAACATTCTACATGAGGAAATATTCAAATTGTCCGGAAGGTTCTGTAATCTTAGACCAATGTAAGATGAAGAAAATAATGAATACATCTAACTATTTTAACGATTACATTCTGCATAATGAACCGATGGTTTGACTAACTGAATCATcggatgttggtttttttttaatggaatacAGATTAAAGAGCTAATTTGAATATGTTTTgtaaatcaattatataaaaagTAGGTCATATATTCTTGTTCGATCAGTAATAAATAACgttttaaaatcaaaaacttCACCATTGGTCAAAACTGAAGGGCTAAAACATGCTATATATCTcaaacttgggacaggcgcaaaattgcggcggggttaaacatgtttttgatatctcaaccctccccttatacctctagccaatgtagaaaaaacaaacgcacaacaatacgcacagtaaaactttttaaaacaatttaagtccgatgtcagaatatgaaacaaaagaaaataaacaaaatgacaataatacataaataacgacagactactagcagttactgacatgcgagcttcagacctcaattaaactgattgaacgaTTATGtcttctttgacacattccctcctgttaggggtttagtactataccatcatgaaatatatgagaagaacacataacccatgtcatgcccaACAActtattttagaataaatgtgtttaattccgatgcaaagaccctataagtgaatcaatattaaagccataTTAAAATTCTTTGTaattgatattatcaagatgcttgatttcttgattgacaacatatttgtttctttattcttatgaggctgacctcatacaggaacttcttacgAATAAAattaagaagttagcaatatattttaataaaattgagaaaggaaatggggagagaatgtgtcaaagagacaagaacccgaccacagagcagacaacagccgaagtccaccaatgggtcttcaatgtagcgagaaactcccgcacccggaggcgtccttcagctgtccccttaaaatatgcatactagttcagtgataatggacgtcatactaaactccgaattatacacaagaaactaaaattaaaaatcatacacgactaacaaaggcaagaggctcctgacttgggacaggcgcaaaattgcggcggagttaaacatgtttatgagatctcagccctcccctatacctctagccaatgtagaaaagtaaacgcataacaatacgcacagtaaaattcagttcaagagaagtccgagttcgatgtcaggatgtaacaaaagaaaataaacaaaatgacaataatacatgaaaatcaccagactactagcagttaactgacaagtcagctccagacctcaattaaactgattgaaagattatgtcttcatcatgtgAATATCATGCACAATCCCTCtcgttagaggtttagtatcatactacaataaaatatacgagaagaacataacccgtgttatgccaacaactgttgttttaaaaaaataaatgtgtttagttccgttgcaaagaccctataagtgaatcaatattaaaaccaaaatatgcaatctttaatgacctgacaacagtatcgtaactatatcccttcttaataagtctgtttaaaggttttgtaagcttttgaggtgaatactgacatttttgtgctttgtaaagaatattaccataaaagattggatatgaaatacctgaacgtataagatgtctacatgttgagttatatttacgaattatctccttataccgatgatgaaatttggtaaatatttttactagtttgtgatatcgaaaaccctggtgtaataatttttcagtaatacataaattgcTTTCGCTAAAATATAATACGTCGTTAcgtacacgagcgaatcgtacaagttgagatatataaacaccataagatggtgacaagggaacgtgaCCATCTAataatggataattaacgataggaaatgaaaaatcattcaTGATTCTGCAATATGTCGATATCTAATGTTTGCCATTGCACTTatcatgttgataaaaaaaaaagtaaaagtattaGATAGCTTCAGTAACTGTGAATACTCCCAGATATGTACTTACATGTAGTGtctttttgattttgttgttgttgttggcgTACAAATACTGTCACGTCCGATTTGTGTTTATATTACTTGCTTTCTCTACCTTGTGCCGATCTGATGAGTTATGATCTTTTCAAAtgatatttacaattttttgCATATGTTGTGCAGTTACGCCATTATCCCAGGTTTAGGGTTGGTTCCCCTTATCAActaatttagaaaagaaaatccAGATGTTGTGTTGTTACAACGTTAACACTGCCCAAGGTTTAGAGTGAGGTCAACTTTTCAACTAAAATTTAAAGgttattttcataattatgttgtgttgttacaccactgttccaggtttaGTGGAGGTTAAAGTActgatttaaaatgttttattcattttcatccCAAGCTATTGAACTcgtctgattatttttttctgcaGAACATTGTCAGCAGATACAGTTTGTAATGTGCATCGGGACAAGAAAAATGTCGAAGATTGCATTTTGTTTGTACTTTTTAAATGCCATCTTTTTATAAAGATAATTAATAAAGCAAAAATAAGGGTTTTCCCTTCATTTTATGCGGTAATTTTATAGACATTACAGGACTTAAGATGTTGTATTTGTTTCCTAgaatttttaaaacatgaatGGCCTATAACATTTTGGTGGCATCTTATTTTGCCGCTCCGCTACCTACTAAAGTAGAAACAATTATACCATTTACTTTTCTCCCTGTTTTTGCAATCTCTGTTGTGTGCTGTACATGTGTAATTAAAAGATACCAAGATTTTGCATACACATTATAAAAAAGATTCACATGCTACATAATAAGATTCAAGCTTAACGTAGATAAGAAATATGTCTTGAAagacagacaaaaaaaatattggattGTCTCCCTTACACTTGATATGTAACACTGTCATAACACAAAAATGAGTGATATAAGGTGTCAACGGTTGCATAACCATTACAAAAGTATCGACTTGTTAATTGAATTTCGTCTTGCTTAatgcccagtggcaaatatcgcatgcatatttaatttataatatacCATTAATAAATTCGATAGTAACCTCTGAAAGGATGGTCGACAAGGATAGGAGAACCGGTCATTTTGTCATTTCAATATTAGAATGCTGAAACATAAAGAACAAAAAATGGCAAAAGAgataaaaagtataacaaaaaaatattacaaaaagtcGGACAAATTACATTACATTGTAACTATCTAATTAACATATACCCcacatctctttttattcataaaatgttaTAAGCTTTAAAGTTAAGGTTGTTAATTTAATATGTATCTCGCAATACTTTTCTTGTTATCTTAAAGTATGCATTTAATTGAACGCTAAGTATGGTGATACAAGATCGATAAAACATGGTTCTTCAAAAACTATTTAACAACTTTTTTATGTTTGAATAATGTTTGTTTCCACTTTGAATGCCCCAAGTTAATGAAAAGAAATCTGAAAGCAATTCCGGCATAAAAAAAATGGTTCATTTAAACATGAATTGAACTTGAAGTGGTTTATAAGGAACACATTTAGAAGTTCTATTACTGGTAGTAATCATCAGTTATTTCTAGATACTAGTATGATATCAAGATCAATTAATGTTAGCCATTTTcgatatatgggcgtttttcaataaaagcgtacatttcagacctaaaaaaaatggaaaatcaacttgtctaaaatttaatttcaagagttattttgaatacctctataatagacctgtttgtaaacaaaaagtgcaatcttaaatattctttaaaatgatattattttcataatttgtgtactgtttcgtaggggacttttgtcccctacgaaacttcttcttaacacacatactttttgcaattttaaatgtttcctatagacattccagtttgtttactttaaatactagaaaaatatcattttgtttctgaattagaaaatcatttttatcgataaagattagacagtactttacatatgaaggttcaactcctgttacgtagtggacattttgatgcgtttcgcagtgacaaaaccgtttcgtagtgcacaaaaagtttcgtagttgacatcaaccctattatatgttaataaaaacataataaaaattacatgaaactaacccttgttatttgttttgcacgaatataattgaaaaaagattaaaaaaagactccatggtagtggtagtgtccactacgaaacgtttttctcccatacttgtt includes:
- the LOC139502703 gene encoding uncharacterized protein, which encodes MASYGRVGIFLAAETNRLYGVTSKHVTTQSSDMLVYLRKENRNFVKFGKVKEISSMNINHDVSIFEINVDICHKLFSNNVNEKWNSKSQLLMCNSENLYGSFVRTKGLNETGIVHFAIAQVATRQEHTENDINTEVYFLVKPVTNYPFIQPGDSGNVVSIQKTDVSYTYYMHIGLIIGKFENRITASALKSADENSKQYVLCLNLKHAFETLKNVTNLKLNAVVPAYQNNGVLKENGMKLWIKTRTVQCISRGDFDLPDHLINLIFCIKETVSQRPGMFWTENTYMLRLSQFVNSRNDLEPSGCVTADHKCYLHAILGCDFLFSEKYDLAEHQLKKATTMIAATSSPYRLLCKMITYITWLLFKQKKLIQMRNVLYHGFNFMLRFKEHDVRIHDSIGYIYFDLSRYLIATRKPQKALRMAYKSLEYFESFQRDGRTSLEKQALAWSLIARLSLNCGEFFERIHQEPIDLSKASLYIIMLERNLDNLPTVQQVCYYMVKTDFFYRQGYITEAIKSARISVEMSQENVLCEELLKSSVRLRYLKTV